AATGCACGCCGCAAGCCTTCAAATACGCCGCGCTCATGTCCGTATGATGCCAACGCACCGCCGACCGTTGCTGGGCCGACAAATGCTCCAAACACGCTCGCCCCGCTGCTTCGTCGCGACCCTTGGACAGAGCCAGAATCTCCGGACGCTCCCCATTCGTCAGGTCTGTGAGAATGGTCGCATATCCCTTATGCCCCTTACGCAGGCTGATCTCATCCAGACCCAAACGCTCGATCTTCCGCTGGGGATCGATCTGCTTCGCCTTGGCGTCCTCTATCCGGTTCTTGACGATTCGTTCCACCGTCTCCGCGGCGATCCCCAAACGCACCGCCACGTCTTCGGCTGTGCTCCCGATCAGACTGACCAGCACCTGCTCCTCGAAGCGAAACGTATATTTCACATCCCGACGCTTGAACGGCGGCAACAGCGATTGACGGTGACCGCACGACGGGCAGCGGTGATACACCTCCTGGTACACGAAAAAGCTCGGCTTACCCCACAAATCCAGATCGCGGATGCTCAGAAACTTGTTCTTCTCCACCAATTGAAGCCGAGACTCTCGCTGGCATGTCTCGCAACAAAGATTGTCGGGCAACTCCCAACTCACGTGAAAGGCGTGGCCCCCGTCGATGCGTTCGTATTCGCCAACGCTCACTCCGGCAGGGACGTCCATGTCTATGGCAATGGTAGTCGTCGTCATCGGCTCTTCCGTGAACCAGGAAAAGGGTACTCTCAATTGCAATCTATCCCAAAATGACCGATTCGCCGAGAGTTGCGCCTAAAAACGGAAGAGCCCGAATCTTTCCCAAAATGCTGGGCAATGAGATTCTTGATCTGTCACCACCTAAGCGGTATGATCAAGCATCGTTTGAGACCCCGACAAAATCCTGGAAGCCTCGAAATTCGGTCATCTGATTGGTTCTGTGACTTGGTTTTTAAAGAAAAGGTAATCTTTCACTCTCCTGAACTGAGCTTCACGGGTAGAGCAGGTAGTTTCCCTGTAAGCGTGTAGGTGCGGAGGGCCGATTCGGTTTCCTTTAAAGGATCTTGCTCTCGTAACTTCAGGGTGCGATAAATGCTCATCAGAATGCTTCGCGTTTGAGCCCCCTGCTGGCTGTGACTGCCGAAACTGACTTTCCGCATCATCACGCCCGGTCGGATTTCTCTCTCCCCCTTATTGTTGCTCTTGGGCACTCCCTCTATTTCCAGAAACGTTAGCAGATCGTCGCCGTAATCGAACAAACGCTTGGCCAATCTCCGGGCGTGCCGGTTCGTCCACGGTCGCACCGCCAAATCGGTGATCCGCGTCTTAAGCCGCAGCAATCGGCTGTCGTAGCTCTCCTGTTGCAACTCTTCGATACCCGCCTCCAAACGCACGGCATCGGCGTAAATCCGCCACAGTTTCTTGCAGAATTCTGGCCAATCCTCGCCGCTTTCAGAGCCTTCATCGACCGCCGTCAGATCCCGCAACAAGTGAGGCCAACACTTCTGACGCTTCTGGGTCACGATGTCGTACGCTTTCCAGAAGTCGCTGACCAGAACGCCCTGGAAGGCTTCCGTGAAGAAGACCTTCAAGGCCTCGTGACCCCGCTTGGGGTGAATCCGATAATAGGTCGCATCGTCCCGCGCAAAACACCACAGCCAGGACGTCACTCCTTCGGTTCGCCAGCCGGTCTCATCGGCGTGCAGGACGCCGGCCAAAAGGCATTCGCGGTGAATCTGCTCGTACCAGGGTTCGAGTACCTCGGCCAGACGGTGCCAGATTTCGGTCAAGCCGCCCACGCTGAGTTTCATCTGAAGGTGGCCGTTGAAGACCTCCAGGATCTGACTCGTCGTGGTACCCAGTCCGTAGTGCAGCCAGGCCGACAGGACCGTAGTTCGATGGCCCAGCTGACAGCCTGGCAGAGCGTCGGGAACAACCGGTTCGACCTGCTTTTTGCACTTGGGACACCAGTCGCGATGAATCGTGTGTTCGGTCGTCTGAGCGTGCAAATCGTCGGGAATATCTTCGATGATCCTTAGGCGTTGGCGGTCGGTGCGTTGCAGAGCTCCCTGGCAGCAGGGACAGACCTCCAGTTGGTGGGTCTGGCGTTTATCGATGCGGGTGGGAATTGGGCGATAATGACCGTCGTGTCCAGGCTTGGGGCCGGCTTTTCCCTTCTTTTTCTTGGGATTCGCATTCGACTTTAAGTAGGGAGCGATGGATCCCGAGGGAGTGTTTGGCCCCAGAGGTATCGTGCCTGCAGCGACCGCGACGCTCAGCTGAAGTAACAGAAACTGCAATTCCAGGGGATCTCGATGAACGAACTCCCGAGCTTGTTCCGAAGTCAGCTTTCCGCTTCGGAACGACGCCAGGAAAGTGGGATCGAGAACGGGAGTTTCCGTTGATGTTGGAATCGCAGAAGCCATGACGGAGTGATAGCAAATTGCAACCCCTCGCGCAAGACCAGTTCAACAGAGTGAAAGGTTTCAAGAAAAGGTTCCAGACAAATCGAATCATGACGAGCAACTCAAAACCTATGTCGATTCTGAAGCACCTTATCCAAATAGATGAATATCGTGTACACTTGTCGTTTCAGTTTCCCAACGGAATCCAAGTTCGAAAAGCAGCCGATGCACCATCTTCTGAACAAGACTGGAAACCTCTCACTCAACTCAACTTCTTTACCTCCAACTTCCCCGAACGCAACCCGTTCAACATTCCTGGGCCATTTTACGGAGCCGATACGGACACCTGCGAGACGGGGACTGCGGAAGCGCCCCACAATGTTCTGTTGGACCGGTCGAGCCAGGAATTCGTCTTCGCACAACCCCGATGCGAGGATGAACTGCGGGACATTATCAGCGCTGCGGACTGCGAGTGTTTCGTCGGATACGGGGCGGACGGCAACGACCATTGGACTCTGGCATTGATCCGGGAGTGGTGGCAATCACGAGCCTATCTGCTCGACCTTTCGTCGCACGTCATGGGTCTGCCAGAAAGTAAACGCCGGTGGGAGCGGATTCTGTCGGGGGAGGGTGAGGCGTACCTCCGCTTGTATGCGTTCTTCATAGAAAACCGGCGTCTTCCCTCCGAGAAAGATAGATTGCCGGAAATTGGATAGTAGCAATGACTAACGGCTTTTTTTGCGGCAAATGTGGTCAATTCCACGCCGAGCTTCCGATGGATTTCGGGGCCGACGCACCAGCGCCATTTTACTCGATTCCGCAAGCGGAACAGGACGCTCGGTGCGAATTGACCTCCGATCTGTGCATGATTGACCAGAAAGAGTTCTACGTTCGAGGATGTTTGGAGATTCCGGTGATAGACGGACCACGGCCTTTCGTTTGGGGTGTTTGGACTTCCCTAAGCAAACACAATATCAAACGCATGGCCGAGCTATGGGAATCGCCAGGGCGAGAAAGCGAGCCACTGTCTTTCGGCTGGTTGTGTACATCACTTCCGCTTTACCCGGAGACTTTGCTCTTGAAAACGAATGTGCGTACCCGTCCGGTTGGATATCGCCCTTTGGTGGAATTAGAACCGACCGATCATCCATTGGCGATTGAGCAGCGAAACGGGATTACAATGAAGCGTGTTCGAGAACTTGCTGAAGCCTTGCTACTCTCTGACGAATCGATGAGAATATTCAAAACTGTAAGCGATAAAGTAAATTGTCAGAAGTTTGCATGAAGGATTTTCACTGGATGAGATTTGAAATTTCTAGAAACGATCAACTTGTGTCATTTTTTGTTCTGATGTTTATCGCTTACGGAACAGCTTATGTTTGCAATATTCGTCCCAGCATTCCTCCTGTTTCAGCAATTATTTTCAAGGTGTCTTTCGGCACAAGGAAAAGTAATAGTTACCTCGTTCTTCAGAAAATCGTCTTGTTTCTTCTGGGATTTTCCTTCGGTATGCTTTTGGAGATCGTTTCATCCAGGATTTTGTCCTGAACCGCTCATCGAATGTGAAGGTAAGGAACTGCATTGATGGAGTAGTCTGATGGAGTAAGAAATATTGAGAGATAAAGGGATAAAGAGAACTTACATGAACGAACCTGAATTCATCAACCCCAACAAGCTCCGACCGGGACCGATTCGAAATGAGTCGTTGCCTCCAAATCTGCTCAACAAGATCAAGGCTGTTTTCGACATAATCGGACCGTATCTCGGCATGACTCTGGAGCAGTTTGAGATCGGGTTCATGAGGGACCTTAATCCGGAGAGTGAAGTTGCTCTGTGGTGCAACATCACGATGGCGTGGCTGGCGTATCACGAAGCTCATCTAGCAAATAAGACGCTGTCGGATGAAGAGGAAGGAAAGTTGTTGGGCGCTTTGATTGCAATCTCTACAGGGATCGAAGATGTGACGAGGCTCAACGTGCCGGAGGAAGTCGGACGCAGACTGATTCGGTGCTACGACAATCCGGCAGGGGGCTGAGACGTAACCATGACAATCCTCTTCCTGCACGGCTGGCACTCGGTCCCAGGCGGCGTCAAGCCGACCTACCTGAAGGACTACGGCCACGAAGTCCTGAATCCCGCCTTGGATGGCGACAACTTCACCCAGGCCATCAAAACCGCCCAGGCTGAGTTCGATCAGCATCACCCCCAGGTCGTCGTCGGAAATTCCCGTGGTGGGGCCGTGGCGATGAACATCAATAGTGGTTCGGCCTTGGGGCCGCACATGCCACCACGGAAGAAATCAAAGCCCGTGTCCTAACAGCTTGGCCATGACGCCAAAGCAGTTTTAAAATGCAGATTGGGAGAGTCAGAGAGGCGGAGCCTCAAGTGAGTTATTCGGACGTGTCCGAACTCACCAGAGTTGAGGTCTGCAATTTGCGGAATGTGTTGAATCACTTGCGCCGCAGGATAACGGAATACTGCGACGAACCGGATTAGACGTTCTCCCTCTTCAAGTGTTGATCGTCAACGGCAAAAGCAAAGTTCCTGGGCCAGGGGCATCGCCCTTTATTTGTGAGCCGTTCGTCAAGGAGGGCGAGAAGTACAGCAACCTGACCCTTGCCGAGCAACGAAAAGTGATGCGGAGCGGGTATGAGACCATCGTTGCCTTCAAGACCTGGAAAAAAGTTGAAGCCGATCTTGGCAAGAGGTTGTGAGCGTCGGTGATGCCCACATTTCAGCGAAACGGAATGCTGCTCTGCTCCGTTGAATTCAAGTCGAAAGAAGAAATCTCGGACCTTACGCAGACCAAGGACATGAAAATGAACATCGAAATCGTTGAGGAACCGATCCGATTCCACCTGCACGGCATTGGTAGCGTCGTCGAGAACGAACGATTCGGCGAGGTTGGCTTTCGCCTCATGAACGAAATGTGGCAAGTGGTCAAGAAGGCGACGATTGCGACGACCGGCATCAACCATTGGGTTTATATGCCTGACCACAGGATGTTCGTCGGCGTTGAACTTCGCAGCCCACAGCAACCTTCGACTCCCGATCTGCTTGAGCCGCTTGAGTTCGAGTTGCAAAGATACCTGAAGCACGTCCATGTTGGCCCGTATCAAGCATTGCCTCAAAAGTGGAAGGACTTGAAGGCCGAGCTTGCTGCTCGTGGCGAGACCATCGGCTCTCCTTCGCTGGAGATTTACGGGCATCATTGCGACGACCCATCGAAATTGGAGACAACGATCTTGATAAGCCTCCAAACGAAATCGAAAATCACCCCTTGAATACACGTCTAGTCTCGACGCCGAGTTCTGAAGGATCGCCAAAAAAAATCACTCTGATCCCTTGACAAAAACAGACAGGTCTGTATACTTCAGGCATGGAACGAACGAAACCCAGTTCTGAAACCCGCCAGAGAATCCTGGAAACTGCCGACCGGCTGTTCTACCAGGACGGTATTCGGATGGTCGGCATCGACCGGATCATCGCCGATGCGGAAGTCGCCAAGATGAGCCTCTACAAGCACTTCCCGTCCAAAGACGACCTGATTCTGGCTGTTTTGAAGTATCGGGAAGAGAAGATTTTGGAGTTCTTCACGGCTGCGATGGAACGGCACGGTAAGCGGACGAAAGACAAGCTGCGGGCCTTTTTCGCCGCCCTCAAGGACTTTTTCGAGAGTCCCGGTTTCCGTGGATGTGCATTTCAGAACGCCGCCGTGGAACTGGCCGACCCTGCACATGCAGGAACGAAGTTCGTGAAGGATCACAAGCGCCGGTTCCAGGAGTTTCTGGCCGGTTTGGTCGAGGAATCGGTCGGCAAGGGGGCGGCGAAGGTTGCCCTCGCCGTGGGTTTACTCGTGGAAGGGGCAATCGTGACAGCAGTGATTCAGGGTTCGCCTGACGCCGTGGACGTGGCCCGTGACGCCGCCTTGAAAATGGTGGAGGAAGCGAACGGCGTGTAACCCATCTCTTTTTTTGTGTAAGATATATACAGACCTGTCTGTATAGTTGAGGACGTGAGTAGGAATGCGATGTGAAGAGACGGTTCTTGTCGGATCGTCGGGTCGCTGTCAGTGGCTTGAGTAGGGGAAATTTCAAATGAAAAGCAAGAAAATCTTTTTGTACGGCGAACTGCAAATGACGGTTCCCTTCAGCGACGTTGACTGGCAGTCCATCAACGCCCAACTGAAGAAGGTCCCAGGACTCGTTCGCAAGACTTGGCTCTATGGCATTCATGGGGGATCGGTGGGGGGATTCTACGAATTTGACTCCGAGGAACACGCTCGGCAATTCGCCATCGGACCCTATGCCCAGGAAGCTGCAAGCCTGGGGGCGAGCTTGACTGTGAGGCTTTTCGATGGCGAAGTCACGGAAAACGCAAGCCGTGACATGAAGTCGCCGCACTACATCTAACTCTATTTTGAGAACAACAATACAGACCTATCTGTATTGTCTGTGGGAGTTAGCAGGCTTCGAACTGAAGAGACGAGCTACTTAACGAACTTTCTCAACGACTTGGCCGACATGACACTCGACTTTCAGAAGGCCGCGCTGGTTGAAACCTGCTCGGTTGGCGGTGGGTGTAAGTAACAAGAATCAACGTCGATCAGGGGCCAGTGGAATTCTCGCTAGCCCCTAGAACCAGAAACCAGGAGCCAGCCATGAGACAGTTCCCCAGCGACGTTGCCTTTACCCCCGCCGTGAAAGGCATCCAACAGGCCAAGGGATCACGAGCAAGCTACGCCAGGGTCGAACAAGGCCGGGGCTGGCAAACTCGTGTGACGCCGGACCTCGCTGGGTTTCTGTCGGGGCTGGATATGTTCTATCTCGGGACAGCGAACGCCGAAGGTCAACCGTACATCCAGTACCGTGGCGGCAGTCCTGGCTTCTTGAAAGTGCTGGACGAGAAGACGCTCGCCTTCGCCGACTTCGGGGGCAACCGGCAATACATCACGCTGGGCAACCTCTCCGAGAACCCGCAAGCGTTCATCTTCCTGATGGACTACGCCAACTCTCAGCGGGTCAAGATCTGGGGGACTGCCAAGGTCATTGAGGATGATGCTGATTTGCTCGACCAACTTCGTGACCCGGACTATCCGGGCAAGGTCGAACGGGCCATCGTCTTGACCGTCGAAGCCTGGGACATCAACTGTCCTCAACACATTCACAAGCGAATTCCTCTGCGGCAGATCACGCCGCTGATTGAAGAACTACAAGGCCGTATTGCCGACTTAGAAGCACAACTCGCCGAAGCGCTGGCCAAAAGCGGTTCGGAATCTTGACCGACTTACCGACCGACTTCGTTCGACTGGTCGCCGAGGGACGACCGGATCGACAAGAACTTCCCTCGCAAGGAGAATGACCATGTTTCGACGCATCACACTATCCGCACTGCTCACTCTTGCCGTTTTTGGATCAACCTTCATGCCAGTTCAAGCCGGTGAAGCGAGGGCGGAAACCCCGAAGGTGGCGCACCGCACCGTCAAGATCGATGGCCTCGACATCTTCTATCGGGAGGCGGGACCGAAGGACGCACCCACGATTCTGCTCCTTCATGGCTTCCCAACTTCCTCGCATATGTTCCGCAACTTGATCCCGGCGTTGGCTGACAAGTACCACGTCGTCGCCCCCGATTATCCCGGCTTCGGCCAGAGTTCCGCCCCGCCTGTGGACAAGTTCACCTACACCTTCGACAAACTGGCCGAAGTCGTGGAGAAGTTCACCGAAAGGATCGGTCTGACGAAATACACTCTTTACGTCCAGGACTACGGTGCGCCAGTCGGCTATCGACTCGCCGTCAAGCACCCGGAGCGTGTGACAGGACTTGTCGTACAAAACGGCAACGCCTACGAGGAAGGGCTGGATAACGATTTCTGGAAGCCGCTGAAAGCGTACTGGAAGGACCGTACGGAGGAGAATGCGAAGCCGCTCCGTGGTTTTCTGACGCTCGCAGGGACCAAGTGGCAATACACCGATGGGGTCCGCAACGTCGAAGCCATCAGCCCGGACACCTGGACCATCGACCAGACGCTCCTCGACCGTCCCGGCAATCAGGAAATCCAGTTGGCCCTGTTCTACGATTACCGAACCAACTTACCGCTTTACCCGGCATGGCAGGCTTACTTCCGCAAGCATCAGCCACCGACGTTGATCGTGTGGGGCAAGAACGACAAGATTTTCCCCGCCGAGGGAGCGCAGCCCTACAAGCGGGACTTGAAAAACATCGAGTTCCACCTGCTTGATACCGGCCACTTCGCCCTGGAAGAGGACGGCCAGCAGATCGCCAGCCTGATGCGGGAGTTCCTGCAAAAAAACGTCAAGAAATAGGACGTTAACCACCTTCGTTCAATCTCAATAAAGCGCCCTAAACCCTCAACATTCGGAGAGGCGAAGCGGCTGATCGTGCGAGGGTGGATTCCGGCGTTCGCCTAACCAGGATGGAAGATTACATCGCCTCACTCAACGACACGAGCTTCACCCGTGTCGAAAGGGCGTGCAGGGCGATCTGATGGAGGATTTCACTGACCGTCGGCAGACCGTGGTCCCACCAAGTCCCAGCGGTTGCCGTACAGGTCGAGGAAAACGGCGACGGTCCCGTACTCCTCGACTCTCGGCTCCTCGGCGAACTGGACGCCCCGGCCTCTCATCTCGTGGTAGTCCCGCCAGAAATCGTCGGTATGAAGGAACAGGAACACCCGCCCGCCTGTCTGGTCGCCCACTCGTGCCGATTGTTCCGGGGTCGCCGCTTTCGCCAACAGCAGTGCCGTGCCGCCTCCACACGGGCGTACGGTCACCCAGCGCTTGCCGCTCGGAAGTGGGGTGTCCTCGACCGTGAACCGCAAGACCTGGGTGAAGAAGTGAATCGCCTCGTCGTAGTCACGCACGACCAGGGCGACGGCGGCAATTAAGTTCGACATGATTCAATCCTCTAATTCCTACACAGCTTTGCCGTATCACTTCCCCGCCCGCTTAACCTTGATCGACTCGACCTCCATCTTGAACGCCCCGGCCTTCTTGTCACTCAACATGAAGCTCAGGGCATTGACCTCTTCGGGCTTCACTGGCCCGGCGTCTTTGAACACTCGTCCAAACGATGTAGCCTCGAACTTGTCGAGCGGGACTCTGACCTCGATCCATTCGTCCTTCTTGGTCTGGACAGTGGCACGATACGAGAAACCATTGCTGTTCACGTTCCATTCTCATCACTCTCAGTATCCAACGTTGAATCGAAAGTTGATTGCTTTTCTTTGATCGTAAATATCAAAACCAATAGTAGAAGCGGTGACGACATTCCAAGCAACACCAAAATCCTCTTATTCTGGCAAATGATCGATATTGCTACCAGAATTAAGTAAATAAATAACGTTACTCTAACGATAATGCTACATTTAAAATAAAAGTACCCAAATAGGAAGCCAATCAAGGACCAGAAATATGTCACATTCTCGTCAGGAAAATTACCCAACCCTATAGCATATAGTGTCAACATGATAGAGCAGCAGATACCAAAAAGCACATGTTTCATTATTTCTCGCTATGATATTTCGTTATTATTAATCTATACGAATAAGCTTACAAAGCAATTCAGGCTTGGATTCAAGATGGAATCGGACAGTTTTAGTATCTCCGGCAAGTATCTGAAGTTCTTCTGAATATAAAATAAGGACATCCGAAGGAATCTCATCAATACTGATTAACACCATGTACTCAGCATCACGCACGAAATATTCAACCTTGTCCGATATTTTATCAAGGATAGACAATATTAACAAAATTTGATTTCGTCATTCCCTTGAGGATACATTTTCAGTGTCAATCGACAAAATGCCATCGAATTTGCCTAGTTTCTTATCGGATGGATCACTGATTTTGTCGAAGTTTGGAACCTCAACTTCCCAACTCTCCGACACGCTAGTTGGATTTATACCAATATTTTTGTCAAGTTGTTAAGCACAAGATTTGGTGACGCAATGAACAAAGATACATTTATTTGTGATCGCGGGATTCCACTTCAAGATTTTTGCTTTCAACACTCAGGAAAGCTGTGCCTTCACCCAAACAAAGTTGGCATTGCTCAAGATTTGTTCACCGTTCCAGCGATAAGCACAAAGGTACCCACCCTTAGCAACGCTGAAATCCACGCACGCCACATTCGTAGCCAAAATCTGAGGTTGATTTGCAGACAGCCAGTAATGACCGACGAAAACGGGTTTGTCGGTTTCTGGATACGGTTCGGCAGAGGAAATCACTCCTTGATCAAGTTCCAGGTCGCACTCGATCTCATCGGACTGAAAGGCGTAGGTCCGGTAGGTATGCCCGCTTGGGGCCAAGTACCAACGGGTGCGAATCTCGGTGCGAACGTGACCGTCCTTGTCCTGGAAGGAAGCTCCTTCCGGCAGTTTGCCTTCTTTACCCTTGAGAATCACCTCAACCGGGCCGAAAAGGGCGTTGCCTTTCTTGCAGGCCGAATGCAACAGTTCGGTAGTGATGCCACCTTGTTGCTCAAGGTCAGCGGCGATTTGGGACATCGATTTTTCGTCCCAGCAGGCATGAACTGCACGCAACCCCTCAAGATCAAACCACATGGGGAGGGTTCGGAACCAATCTAGATAAAACTTCAGTTCGTCGGGCTTCAACTGTTCGAGGGTCGCCCGATGCTGTTTTTGGTTTTTGGGACTGTGTCGGCGAAGGAATTGTCCTGGCACTTCCGAGTCTTCGGTGTGGTAAGCGAGAGCGTTCAGTTCGTGATTGCCCATGACGCCTAGTGTAGTGTCTCAGAAATAGCGTTAGTTTTAGCTCCTTTTTGCGGTTTACTCTATAGAGAAGGAGAAAACCCATGAAAGTCGCGCTGCCAATCTTACTTTCTGACGAGGAACGACAAACGTTGACTTCTTGGTCTCGGGGACGAAGTACTCCCGCTCGGCTGGTCCTTCGGGCGAAGATCATACTCGCGGCGGCCGCGGGTGTATTGAACAAGGACATTGCTGAGGAATGCGGCACTTCGAAGCCCACGGTGGCGCGCTGGCGGACCCGATTTGCGAAGCTGCGTTTGGCGGGTATCGAACGGGATGCTTCGCGGCCGGGTCGAACGCCAGCGATCAGCGGGAAAGTCGTCGAAGAAATTCTCCGAAAGACCACTCAGGAGAAACCATCCGGTGCGACTCATTGGAGCACACGAACGATGGCCCAAGAGGTAGGAGTGAGCAAAGCCACCGTGCAGCGGGTCTGGTCGTCCCACGGTCTGAAGCCTCATTTGCATAAGACCTTCAAGGTATCGAATGATCCTCAATTCGCTGAGAAACTGTGGGATGTAGTGGGCTTGTACTTGAACCCTCCCGAGCACGCCCTGGTGCTCAGTTGCGATGAGAAGAGTCAGATACAAGCCCTTGATCGCACGCAAAAAAGCTTGCCGATGGTACCCGGCCGTTGCGGCACTCTGACTCACGATTACATGCGTCATGGCACCACCACTCTGTTCGCGGCCCTGAACGTGGCCGAGGGAGTAGTAATTGGCGAATGCATGCCGCGACATCGACACCAGGAATGGATCAAGTTTCTCAAACGGATCGATGCCGCCACCGATCCGGCCTTGGACTTGCATTTGATCGTGGACAACTACGCTACGCACAAGCATCCCAAGGTTCGGCGTTGGTTGGCCCGACATCCTCGATTCCACATGCATTTCACCCCCACGAGCAGTTCCTGGATGAATCTGGTGGAACGGTGGTTTCGCGACTTGACGGACAAACGACTGCGTCGAGGGACATTTCGAAGCGTGCCGCAATTAATCCAGGCGATTGAAGACTACATCGATCATCACAACAACACGGGAAAAGGATTCCAATGGACCGCCAAAGCCGAGGCTATTCTGGATAAAGTCCGCCGGGCGAGGGCTACCCTGGATAAAACACATTCTGTGTGAGACACTACACTAGCAAAGCCCGCAAGTATGCAGTTCACAGCACGGGTACGTTAATCAGCTTCTTTGCCCAATTTCGTTTTCGTCTGAAAGTTGACCATTCGTTAAAAAGCAATTATTTTTTTTTATATATTTTTAGTTCGTTGAATTTGTTTGCAATTGCTAATATTTTTAAATCATTACTGCATGCAAATGAAAAAATTGATAAATACAGTTCTTTTTTATTAACAAAATCCATTTTACCATCGGCCAAATTATGCATGGTCATAAACCCGCCTTCCCAGGCAACAACCAAAATGTTATTTATAAGTTTGGCGTCTATAACTGGCTCCATTGGCAAATCATATACTTTTTTGTCTTTGTTATTTCCAAGTTCGGTATCTATTATGCTGCCGTGCCCTGACAGTGAGAGCATTTTCGCTGCTGAGTCGTGCAAAATAATTTTATTTACTTTGCCAGTGTGTATTCCGTATTCTTGAGTAGATTTATTTTTGTTGAAATCATATTTGTATATCATTGCGTCAGCAGTACCGAAGTACATTATCTCATGTTTAGTATCAACATCAATTGATAAAATTGCGTACTTTTGATTGGAATGATACGTTTTTTTAATTCGTTTCAGTCTTACGTCAATGTCAAATATTCTACCATCAGTGCCGGCAGCAATAATTCTTGATTCATTTTGTGAAATCCATATTCTCGAAATTCGCTGTTTGCAATTAACTATTTCTTCTATCTGAAAGTCGTTGCTTTTATTTATCTTAAATATTAATCCGCTGTTCGTTGAAAAAAAACAAGAATCAGTTTCAGCCCCATACGCAAGCTGGTTTATATGATCATCTATTTTTTTGAAGAATTCAAGATTTTCGCCTTTCCGCAATCGATATAAGTTCGTGTCGCCTTTTGAAGTTAATGAGGCCACAAGAAGAGTATCATCCTTTAAAAAGAGGAGTTTAGTATCTACCGAACTATTCGGGATACGATAAACTTTATCGGCTAAAAAGAAGGGCTTCTCAGGCCATGTGCTTGAAAATATCACAAGTGATATGCATATATTAAACATTTTTCTCGCACCCATAATTCAAAGTAAAGCTTATTGCTCACGTAAGATTTAATCTTAAAGGATCTGGAAAAGCCACAGTTTTTCCAAGTAATTTTGCGCTGCAAATGACTATCGAGAACATTCTTATACGTAAAAAAGGGGCTCTTCCGTTTCTAGGTGTAGCATCCAGAGAAATGCTTCTGTATCTGGTTGACGAAGCCGCGAATCTCCGGAATGGTCGGCCCTAATTTTTTCGCAGCCCAATTCACGTCCAGGAGTATTCTCGTCCAGAGCGTAGTTAGACTCTGAATTCCATAACTCCGACGTAGCACTACCCGAATCTTGGTATTGAGTCCTTCCACCGGGCCGCTGCTTTTGCGTTCCTCGAAGTAGGCTAAGATCCCCTCCCAGTTATTCTTGAGCATCGTGATGAACGGCTCCCAATCCATCTCGGTCTCGCGGGCCTGGACGATCCAATCTTCCAACAGTCGCGAGGCTTCGGCTCGGTTCGGGGCACTATCGAAGATCTTGGTCGCCTCCCAACGCAGATGGTAGATCGTTCCCAACGAAGGCACCTTCTC
The genomic region above belongs to Telmatocola sphagniphila and contains:
- a CDS encoding pyridoxamine 5'-phosphate oxidase family protein, whose translation is MRQFPSDVAFTPAVKGIQQAKGSRASYARVEQGRGWQTRVTPDLAGFLSGLDMFYLGTANAEGQPYIQYRGGSPGFLKVLDEKTLAFADFGGNRQYITLGNLSENPQAFIFLMDYANSQRVKIWGTAKVIEDDADLLDQLRDPDYPGKVERAIVLTVEAWDINCPQHIHKRIPLRQITPLIEELQGRIADLEAQLAEALAKSGSES
- a CDS encoding alpha/beta fold hydrolase, which codes for MFRRITLSALLTLAVFGSTFMPVQAGEARAETPKVAHRTVKIDGLDIFYREAGPKDAPTILLLHGFPTSSHMFRNLIPALADKYHVVAPDYPGFGQSSAPPVDKFTYTFDKLAEVVEKFTERIGLTKYTLYVQDYGAPVGYRLAVKHPERVTGLVVQNGNAYEEGLDNDFWKPLKAYWKDRTEENAKPLRGFLTLAGTKWQYTDGVRNVEAISPDTWTIDQTLLDRPGNQEIQLALFYDYRTNLPLYPAWQAYFRKHQPPTLIVWGKNDKIFPAEGAQPYKRDLKNIEFHLLDTGHFALEEDGQQIASLMREFLQKNVKK
- a CDS encoding VOC family protein — protein: MSNLIAAVALVVRDYDEAIHFFTQVLRFTVEDTPLPSGKRWVTVRPCGGGTALLLAKAATPEQSARVGDQTGGRVFLFLHTDDFWRDYHEMRGRGVQFAEEPRVEEYGTVAVFLDLYGNRWDLVGPRSADGQ
- a CDS encoding CIA30 family protein, with the translated sequence MNSNGFSYRATVQTKKDEWIEVRVPLDKFEATSFGRVFKDAGPVKPEEVNALSFMLSDKKAGAFKMEVESIKVKRAGK
- a CDS encoding metallophosphoesterase family protein, which translates into the protein MGNHELNALAYHTEDSEVPGQFLRRHSPKNQKQHRATLEQLKPDELKFYLDWFRTLPMWFDLEGLRAVHACWDEKSMSQIAADLEQQGGITTELLHSACKKGNALFGPVEVILKGKEGKLPEGASFQDKDGHVRTEIRTRWYLAPSGHTYRTYAFQSDEIECDLELDQGVISSAEPYPETDKPVFVGHYWLSANQPQILATNVACVDFSVAKGGYLCAYRWNGEQILSNANFVWVKAQLS
- a CDS encoding IS630 family transposase; the protein is MKVALPILLSDEERQTLTSWSRGRSTPARLVLRAKIILAAAAGVLNKDIAEECGTSKPTVARWRTRFAKLRLAGIERDASRPGRTPAISGKVVEEILRKTTQEKPSGATHWSTRTMAQEVGVSKATVQRVWSSHGLKPHLHKTFKVSNDPQFAEKLWDVVGLYLNPPEHALVLSCDEKSQIQALDRTQKSLPMVPGRCGTLTHDYMRHGTTTLFAALNVAEGVVIGECMPRHRHQEWIKFLKRIDAATDPALDLHLIVDNYATHKHPKVRRWLARHPRFHMHFTPTSSSWMNLVERWFRDLTDKRLRRGTFRSVPQLIQAIEDYIDHHNNTGKGFQWTAKAEAILDKVRRARATLDKTHSV
- a CDS encoding WD40 repeat domain-containing protein, which translates into the protein MGARKMFNICISLVIFSSTWPEKPFFLADKVYRIPNSSVDTKLLFLKDDTLLVASLTSKGDTNLYRLRKGENLEFFKKIDDHINQLAYGAETDSCFFSTNSGLIFKINKSNDFQIEEIVNCKQRISRIWISQNESRIIAAGTDGRIFDIDVRLKRIKKTYHSNQKYAILSIDVDTKHEIMYFGTADAMIYKYDFNKNKSTQEYGIHTGKVNKIILHDSAAKMLSLSGHGSIIDTELGNNKDKKVYDLPMEPVIDAKLINNILVVAWEGGFMTMHNLADGKMDFVNKKELYLSIFSFACSNDLKILAIANKFNELKIYKKK